The proteins below are encoded in one region of Acanthochromis polyacanthus isolate Apoly-LR-REF ecotype Palm Island chromosome 4, KAUST_Apoly_ChrSc, whole genome shotgun sequence:
- the bphl gene encoding valacyclovir hydrolase, with protein sequence MALLSVCRRLLEFRETVQRSMTSTQLYSSSVVSGRQLVNGVDLYYEQTGRGKHAVLLLPGALGSTKTDFAPQLKSLNKERFTVVGWDPRGYGQSRPPDRDFPPDFFERDAKDAVDLMKALGFGKFSLLGWSDGGITSLIAAARNPDLINKMVIWGSNAFVSQQDLKLYNAVRDVSKWSARMRQPMEEVYGAQVFAKTWEAWVDGIQQYVHRPEGNICMELLPLISCPTLIIHGEKDPMVPSFHPQYILKHIKGSRFHSMPEGKHNLHLRYADEFNKLVENFLEE encoded by the exons ATGGCGCTGCTTTCAGTTTGCAGACGGTTGTTAGAGTTCAGAGAAACCGTTCAGAGATCCATGACATCCACACAGCTCTACAG CTCCTCTGTGGTCTCTGGCAGGCAGCTTGTTAATGGAGTGGATCTGTACTATGAGCAGACAGGCAGAGGGAAACATGCTGTGCTGCTACTTCCTGGGGCTTTGG GAAGCACAAAGACAGATTTTGCTCCTCAGCTCAAGTCTCTGAATAAGGAACGTTTCACTGTGGTTGGTTGGGATCCCCGTGGTTACGGACAGTCCCGCCCCCCAGACAGAGACTTCCCTCCTGATTTCTTTGAGAGGGATGCAAAGGATGCAGTGGATCTGATGAAG GCACTGGGCTTTGGCAAGTTCTCTCTGCTGGGGTGGAGTGATGGAGGAATCACCTCTCTGATTGCAGCCGCCAGGAACCCCGACCTGATCAACAAGATGGTCATATGGGGATCCAATGCCTTTGTTTCTCAACAAGACCTCAAGCTTTATAATG CGGTCCGCGATGTCTCTAAGTGGAGTGCAAGGATGAGACAGCCCATGGAGGAGGTGTATGGAGCACAAGTCTTTGCTAAAACATGGGAGGCCTGGGTGGATGGAATCCAACAGTATGTCCACAGACCAGAAG GGAACATCTGCATGGAGCTTCTGCCCCTGATCAGCTGTCCAACCCTCATTATCCACGGAGAGAAAGACCCTATGGTGCCGAGCTTCCACCCTCAATACATCCTCAAACACATCAAAGGATCTCG ATTTCATTCAATGCCAGAGGGAAAACACAACCTGCACCTGAGGTACGCCGATGAATTCAATAAACTGGTGGAAAACTTTCTGGAAGAGTGA
- the psmg4 gene encoding proteasome assembly chaperone 4, with amino-acid sequence MSTTQNGAEFEAISVHSFTEKILEQVVHFHVMKFSGGFFLWVGSAPVLSNLAVSMSSRYDSMPLSTLVLGDPSNTAPNSLAQRLAKKTNKQVFASYSLPMTDSNLSLLVENRIKKELELHPEHF; translated from the exons ATGAGCACCACACAGAACGGGGCGGAATTTGAAGCTATTTCTGTGCACAGCTTTACAGAGAAGATTTTGGAGCAGGTCGTACACTTTCACGTGATGAAGTTCAGCGGCGGGTTTTTCCTCTGGGTCGGTTCTGCTCCGGTTCTGTCCAACCTGGCGGTGTCTATGAGCAGCAGATAT gattCAATGCCTTTGTCTACGTTAGTGTTGGGGGACCCATCCAACACAGCTCCAAATTCTTTGGCACAGAGATTAG CAAAGAAAACCAACAAGCAAGTGTTTGCAAGTTACAGTCTTCCAATGACGGACTCTAATCTCAGTCTTTTGGTGGAGAACAGAATCAAAAAGGAGCTGgagcttcaccctgagcactTTTAG